TATACCAGGAGGTGTGGTCAGGAGGAAACACTTCTCCAGGGAGATGGCTAGCAATGCTGGCTTAGGGAAGAGAGTGGCCTACTTCGCCTCAGGAAGGGCCGAGGTTGAGTTGTGGCCAGAGGAAAGGGGGATGTCGGTGGTGCAAAACAGTTATAGGGAGGCACAAGGGACTCGTAGGTTGGTTATTTCAAGATTTGGATGACTCTCCAAGCTAGGCTCGGAAAACTTGCTCAGTACCTGGGGTGGGACCTGGGTCTTCAATTCTCCCTGTGAGCAACACCAGGACAGGATGCCCAGAACCTCTAAAGAAGCGGCTTAAAGCCGCCGGCCAGAGCcaggagagacggagggaggtGTGGGTCCAGCTGCCACAAATCACCAGGGTATTTAGAATGCGAGTGGCGGTGGGGAGAAACCACTTCCGTTCCATTTCCTTCCTGGCGGTGGCGGGAATGAGATCGATTCCCCAGGTGGGACTGCAGCGCCCTCTGGAGGCCCCGTTTTCGAGCtcagggctccgggctccggGTCTCGGGTGCTAGCAGCGGCGCGTGCGTGCCTCCGAGGAGGCCTCCCGCACTCTGCGTGGGGACAGCACCACGCGCTGGAAACAGTCAGGCCTGGGAAGGCTGCCGTGTCCCCCTAGTAGCCCCGGCCTCTGTACCACTCGACTCCACGATCTGATTTGTCTTTGGTCTTTCCTAGGCTCCAAGCTTGCCGGCCGGCAGCGCGCTCCGGGCAGCTGGACAAGCCCCGCGTCCCGCTGCGCAGCAGCATGCCGGAGGGCTAAGCACCTCAGCCGCCGCTCTCTGGGACACCGCGGGATCTCGTCCGGCCTCGCGTTGAGGTTGCGCGCGCCAGGGCCGAGCCCGGGCCGCTGACCATGGTGCTGCCGCCTCCGGACCGGCGCCACGTGTGCCTGACTACGCTGGTGATTATGGGCAGTATGGCTGTCATGGACGCATACCTGGTGGAGCAAAACCAGGGCCCGCGCAAGATTGGTGTATGCATAATCGTGTTAGTAGGTGATGTGTGCTTCCTGCTGGTGCTGCGCTACGTGGCCGTGTGGGTGGGTGCCGAGGTGCGCACGGCCAAGCGTGGATACGCTATGATCCTCTGGTTCCTCTATATCTTCGTGTTGGAGATCAAGCTCTATTTCATATTTCAGAACTACAAGGCTGCGCGGCGCGGAGCGGCCGATCCAGTGGCTCGCAAGGCACTGACcctgctgctgtctgtctgtgtgccaggCTTGTTCCTGTTGCTTGTGGCATTAGACCGCATGGAGTACGTGCGTACCTTCCGAAAGCGCGAGGACCTGCGTGGCCGCCTCTTCTGGGTGGCTTTAGATCTGCTGGATCTGCTGGACATGCAGGCCAACCTCTGGGAGCCGCCGCGCACTGGGCTGCCGCTGTGGGCCGAAGGCCTCACCTTTTTCTATTGCTACATGCTGCTGCTAGTGTTGCCCTGCGTAGCACTCAGCGAGGTTAGCATGCAAGGGGAGCACATCGCACCGCAGAAGATGATGCTGTACCCGGTGCTCAGCCTCGCTACTGTCAATGTGGTGGCTGTGTTGGCTCGTGCCGCCAACATGGCACTCTTCCGTGATAGTCGAGTCTCGGCCATTTTCGTAGGCAAGAACGTGGTGGCACTGGCCACCAAGGCCTGCACGTTCCTTGAGTACCGTCGCCAGGTTCGCGACTTTCCACCACCTGCGCTTGCGCTTGAGCTGCAGCCACCGCCTTCCCAGCGCAACTCggtgcctcctcctccaccactgcATGGCCCACCAGTGCGCCCCCACGGGCCCTCACCCACGCGTGATGCGTTGGACACGTGACAGGCCCCCCGCGGGCCGCACAGACGCTGGACTAGCTGCGCGCTGTttgcatgggatgggatggaggCAAGCTCCCCTTGGGGACAGGTATTGTTGAGACTCTGTACGGTACCCGGGGTGTCTGGGGCCGCGTCTGTTTCTTCATCTCAGGAATCTCTCGGACCACGGACCCTCAGCCTCCACTCCACAAGCTCACCTCGATGCACAGGGCAGCTGGTGAGGCCTGGTCTCGAGTGGAGATGATTCAACCCCTGCCTGCTGCTGGGCTGCCAGGGTGGGACGGGAGGGCTGTGTTCCAGGAGATCTGGACTTATGGTAGGGGCCTCTGGCTCAGAGTTTCGGGCCAAGGAGGCCTCTGTCATTTTAAAGACTTGTGTTTACAGTTTTGTACCCAAAGCCTGGCTGTTCTTGTTTCATGAGTCCCCTGCCCAGCTCTTGGGCAGAGTGGCAAGGACTGGTGGTGGGTGCCGGTGGCCCCACGTGGGGTGCCCCAGTACTTATGGAGCAAACAAATATTTCTGGGGTCTCTTTCTTCTCCAGGTGGTTCTCAGCAGTTCCTGGGTGGGGTCCATTGTGGTCCTGTGTGCCTGTCCCCACACAGCCTGCCTTTACTGAGGCATCTACAAGGTTGTCCAGCCTTCACgtccctgcccttccttccctacTCAGGTTCAGAAGTCTTCTATAGTTCCACCCGCTTCCTGTGCaaactctctctgcctgtgggtgACTTGGGCTCATGACTGCCAGTATCAAATGGGATCAGGTGCCAGCTTTGTTCCCAAGTTGAAGCTGCATGCTGCCTCAGCCAGAAGAGCAGTTTGGCCTCATGTCACCCGAGCCTGGCCCTGCCCCAGACGCTGGCCAGTCCCGCAGTGCCCTGGCCCAGTGCACAAGCCTTAAAGTCTGTCTGTAGGTGGTCTCTCCCTGACCTCCACCCTGCGTCTGTGGTGACTGAGTTCATCAGGCCTTGGAGTGTCTCTCTGTGacatctgggggcggggggagggataGGCTTCCTGAGGCTGTTTGAGGAGGCCTTACCCATGATGACTGCGTATATTTCTGGCCTGGCACCTGCAGTGCCATGCAGACCTATGGCTTGCCAGGCCTGTGTTCACTGCGTTGCCCGATCCTTGTGTTTGTCTCCATGGCCTTGTGATCCAGAGCAGGAGGTTTGCTGCCCAGTCTATGACTCGTTGTAGAGAGGTGTGGATCCAGCTGTGCACAGTAGGGCGGCTTCATTCCTGTGCCCGCCCTTGGATGCACTGAGTGTTCCCTTCCCCACCCAGAGAGCCGTTTCTCTGAGTCTGGATTTAGAGAGTCACCTGCTTTGCTAGCAGCTGTCCTTGGAGATCTTTCTCTCTAGGGGCACAAGGACTACCCAGGGCTAAACCCCTGACCTGGTGCAGTGCCCCTCTGCCTTCCATCCTGGGTTTGGGCTCCACACTCCCAAGACACTGCAACCCATCAACAAACCTTAGAGAGTGAAGGCCTATGGTATATGACAGTGACCCTATaaagtacacatgtgtgtggctgCGAGAGTTCCTCAGCTAGTGAGCAGACCCTGGCTGTTCTcatctctgtgcagccctggatggGGAGCACAGTTGATGACGACCAATGGGTGAGCTCTAATTCTGAGCATCTGGCTGTTGTCTGTGTCCTTCGCCAGGGCCATCCTATCTTTCTGGTCTCTCATCTCTGGGTTCCCGTTTGCTAAGGGGTCAGATTCATCCAGCTGCATCTAGCTCTCCCTTCCCTGACTTCTTGAAGTGGCCTGTATGGCCAAATGTAGTGGAGAAGGGAGCTCGGGGTCCCTTCACCCTTATCAGTTCATTCCTGGTTCAAAAATTACGGTGCTAGGCTGCTGACCTTGACTTAAGATCCTTaagagggctgggtgtggtgggcgtCTGAGAGAAGCTTCAGGAAAAGCTGGTCCTTGGGATTTGGACCCTCAAACAGCAAGTGTCCCCGGCCTGTGAGCGGTGGGCTGTGTGGTTTAACATCAGGAAAGGAGACCGTGTGAGACTGAGGGATGGCTGAGGCCATGGCCACGCCTACTGAGTATCCCAAGTGATGCAAGGATGTAAGTGCAAAAGGGATGCTCCCTGTGAGGATCCTGGAAGGGATTTTGTGTCTGTTTCCGAAGAGGATTCTGAGGTTGTGCGCAGTGTAAGACATTACGGGTCAGAGGCTAAGCCTTCAGAGTTCTTTAGATGGTGGGCCAACCAGCAGAGGAGGccccagaagggacaggaagcTGTGGCTTGGCACTGGAGGGATGGTGAGTTGGGTGTTGCAGGAAGTACCTGTGGGGCTTGGGCAGAAGAATGCTTCCTGAGTGATGATGGGGGAAAGAGTCGGGACGAAGAGACAGCATGGGCAGCCAGCTCTGCAGACCATTTGTggggagtggaggaagagaaacGGGCAACAAGGCCGGGGCGGGGGCTGTCCCCAGGTACTGCACCCCTCCGAGGAACTGACCCACATCTGAGACCACCAAGAGCACATCCACTCTGTCCACTTTCTTTTCCCAAGTGATGTCATATGCGGCTTCCAACTTGTGTGGCAAGATTCCGTGAAGGGTCCGAGAAGCTCCTGTCTGGGTACGATTAACCACCTATGCCCATGTCCCGGAGCGGGGCCTGCTGTGTGCTCAACTTGTTCTGTCCGGGCAGATGGCCCTATTACTGCAGGGAGCTTGGCCTTGCCAAGAGCTGAGATCTTAACCAGAGTCCAGACAAGTGTTCGGGCCTTGCCTCATGGTGCTCAAGACTAGTTCCCTCAACTCAAATGCTCGGGAGTCAGTGCTTTCTCTGCCATCTTGGCACTGTGGCAGCCTTTCACAGTCAAATCCCGGACTTGACCATGCACGGGAGCACTATAGAGGTATACATCTATAGAGGGTATAGAAGCTATCCTAGGAGCTAGCTCAGGCCTCGGATATCCTCGGGTCCCAAGCTAGGGCCTCTGAAGGGGGAGGGACCCTTAGGAATGCCTCTCCATCTTTGCTTATTTTGATACTGTTTTGGAGTGATGGTTGGTTCCCATCGCAGGGACCTGTGACCTGTCACCTCCCACTCGAAAGCACACTGATACTTGCTGTAGAAAAATGGCCTCCAAACAAGAATGAAACGTGAATTCATCAAAATGAAGCCTACTTGCCTTAATAGGCGAGACTTCCTGTGAGCAGAGAAGCTACAAGAAACACCGACCAATGGCCTCAGACATGCTGTCCCCTCTTTCGACTTTTAGATGGGCTACCCTGCCTCTTAGGAGCTACTTTCCTAATAGCCCAGGGCGAAGCAAGGAGCAGGGACTACGTTCATGGTAAGACATAAGTAAACTGTGAGAACAAGCCCAGAGAAGTAAATGCGAAGGACTCCACAGTCAGAGGTGGGTATGGAGGGCTGTCACCTCTGTGGTTCTGCCTGGGCGGGGCAGGTGTGGACCAAACCTGTAGGTATGTGGGGGTTCTGTGCTGGCGAGAATGTGCCTGCTGCTGGACCCATCAAGAAACACAgagttagccgggcgtggtggcgcacgcctttaatcccagcactcgggaggcagaggcaggcggatcgctgtgagtttgaggccagcctggtctacaaagtgagtccaggatgaccaaggctacacagagaaaccctgtctcgaaaaaccaaaaaaaaaaaaaaaaaaaaaaaaaaaaaaaaaaaaaaaaaaaaaagaaacacagagtttAGAGGACAAGGGAACCATTGGAGAGGAGACAGGGCTGAGTACAGGATTTAGAGGCTAGGACCCTGAGGAGGCCTGGTCAGGACTGGCTTTACAGGACTGCCTTAGTCAGGGTcaccattgctgtgataaacactatgaccaaagtgacttgggaggaaagggtttattaggtttacacttccacagcactgttcatccctagagaaagtcaggacaggaaactcaagcagggcaggaacctggaggcaggggctgatgtagaggccatggagggtgctgcttactggcttgttcttcatggcttgctcagcctgctttctttttaaaaattattattattttttgttttttggttttcgagacagggtttctctgtgtagccttggctgtcctagactcgctctgtagaccaggctggctttgaactcacagtgatccacctgcttctgcctcctgagtgctgggattaaaggcatgtaccaccacgcccggcctcagcctgctttcttatagaacctaggaccaccagcctagggatgacaccaccctcaatggactgggccctccctcatcaattaCCAATTAAGAAACatcctataggcttgcctacagccaggtCTATTTGtctcccctttggttttttttgagacagggtttctctgtgtagccttggctatcttggacttgcttttgtagaccaggctgacctcaaatccacagagatctgcctgcctctgcctcccaagtgctgggattacaggtgtatgccaccacacctggatgatcttcttcttcttcttcttctccttcttcttcttcttcttcttcttcttcttattttctctctcttcttctatccttctccttctccttctcctcgcttctccttctccttctccttctccttctccttctccttctccttctccttctccttctccttcttcttcttcttcttcttcttcttcttcttcttcttcttcttcttctcagggtttctcttgtagtcctggctgtcctggactcacttttgtagatcaggttggccttgaactcacagagatctgcctacctctcaagtgctgggcttaaaggtgtgtgccaccacacctggatcttaaggaggcattttcttttttttaaaaaaaaaaattattgggctggggagatggctcagaggttaaggtcactggctgttcatccaagggtcctgagttcaattcccagcaaccacatggtggctcacagccatctacaatgagatctggtgcccttttctggtgtcaGGTGCACATttgagcagaatactgtatacattataaataaatctttaaaaaaaaaaaaaaaaaaataaaaaaaaaattatttatttattagtgtgtatacactgctctgcctgcatgtacacctgcaggccagaacagggcacaagatcacattatagatggctgtgagccaccatgtggttgctgggaattgaactcaggaccgttggaagagcagtcagtgcccttaacctctgagccatgtcttcagccccaggaggcattttcttaattgagattccctcctctcagatgacttgtgtatcaagttgacataaaactagccagcacaagggCCCAGAAGCCACGCCCTCCAGGTGATAAGACTCCAGTTTTCTTGAGATTGCCCCTGGTGTCAGGTTGATTTGAGTGGGCTTTCTTACTTGAGCTGGCTTTGGCATGGTTGGCTCAGCCAAGAAGCGTttcactcccccactccccacaaaGATAGAAAACTCAGGGTAGCTCTATGGCTTGACAgtctgtgtcctcctcctcctcttcctccttttttatttttatttttatttttatttatttatttttttatgagacagggtttctctgtgtgtagccttggctgtctggacttgctttgtagactaggctgactttgaactcacagggatccacctgctcggattaaaggagtgcgcaaccacgcccagcttagtCTGTGCCCTTCTGAAATCTCTGTTGACCCTTAGACTCAAGGCAATCTAGTTGAAGGCTGAGCCCTCTTAAAAGGGCTTAAAGTGGGGAGTTCACTGTTGTTCTCCTCTGATGCCCAGTGGGGGGATGCATCAGGCATCACCTTGGCAGCGTCATCTCTCACCATACACAACCTGCTGCCAGCTTGACCTTGGGCCTCCGGCTTTTAGAAACATGATAggtacatttttgttgttgttgatacaTTTCCCAGCTTGGAGTATGTTGTGACAGCAGCACAAATGGACGTGGACAGAGTATGTGCTTCAGGCAGGTGGTCCAGGCTGCCACTTTCCCAGCTTCTGGGACCCGAGTTCCTCCCTATCTCATTCTCCTTGGTATGACTTGTGCTTTTAGGACTCCAGCTGCCCCTTTGGGTCGTAGCCAGAAAGAAGGCCACAGAGGACAAAAAGGGCCCTGGTAGGATTTCTCTGGGGGCGCTTggaggctggccttagacttgcGCTCACTCTCCTGCGTTAGGCAGGTTTCCCCAACAGACAAATCTCAGAGGGAAATGGCTTTAAGTAGAGAAGATTTATTTTGCCTCATAAATTCAGAGGTTTTAGTCTATAGCTGGCTCCGTTGTTTTGGGCCTGAGGGAAGACGATGTCGTGATGGCAGGAGTGTGTGATAGAGGAAGTTACCCACTTCACAACAGtcagaaaggtgtgtgtgtgtgtgtgggggggggagagatgcCTTCAAAGAGCTACTACTTTCCAATAGGCTCCACCTCCCAGCCTACTTCTCCCAGTGCCCACCACCTCTAACAACACCATTAATTATAAATCTTTCATCTATGAGGTCAGAGCTCTCAGGAGCCAGCCACTTCCCAAAGCCCATCCACGTTTCCACACGAACCTTTGCtgaacatttcagattcaaaatgTAAAACCTCTGTGGCCCAGTACTTGGACATGCGCTGCACTCAGGTGTGAGCAGGGAAACGTTTTACCTTTTGGCTGCCTTGTAACCAGGCATAGCCAAGAAAGGGGCCATCCTGGGGTCATTGGCCAGCTTCTGGGAACACAGGCTGCTGTCCCCTGCTAACTCGGTCTTTCCAGCCCTCACTTTGACCTGTGTTCACAGTGGTGTGGGCACTCCACGCCTGGCCTTGGCAGAGTCATAGCAGTGACTGCCAGCCAGGCTCCGCAGTCTGGATTCATCAACCTTCTCCTGACCATTTGCGGGGCTGagtgtctctttttatttttgggaaTGTCCCTTCTCTGTGGATTCCTTTCCAATTCTATTTTCTTACTCCACTTtttttgggtaggggtttgaagtagCCCTGTCTGTATTCTGGCCataattatcttttctttttctttccttctttctttgttttgaggcagagtttctctgtgtagctttggctgtcctgaaactcactgtgtagagcaggctggcctcaaactcagaggtccacctgcctctgccaccaagtgctagaatcaaaggTGAGTGTCCCACTCGCCTGAGCACCTGTTATTGTTTTAAGACAGTATCTGGCACAGTATCTGGCACATCCCTGTAatcaggaaagcaaaggcaggcaggtttctgtgagtttgaggccagcctggtgtccaaagtgagaccaggacagccaaggctacatagagaaaccaaaacccaaaaccaaaaccccaaaccagaaactcccccgcccccaccaaaaAAACTCTTCAAAGAAAGGATCTTGCTATTCATATCTGGCTTGACCTGAGGGTTCCTCATGCTGGAGTTATGGGGggtcattaatattttttttggcTACCACTCATTACTTAAAAGGATCTTCAGTACAAAGAACTAGAAGCACCATTGTCCTTGCTGCCTTCCCACCAGCCTTCCCTGGTTGGAAGGCTGCCTTATGTATTTAATGTGCTGCTTTTTGTAATGTAACAGGCACCTGCACTCCCACCACACAGTTGAGCCTGTGTGAACAGGCCCCTGCCCACTCCACACACTGAGCGCCCTGAGCTCTACagatatat
This window of the Acomys russatus chromosome 1, mAcoRus1.1, whole genome shotgun sequence genome carries:
- the Tmem121 gene encoding transmembrane protein 121, with product MVLPPPDRRHVCLTTLVIMGSMAVMDAYLVEQNQGPRKIGVCIIVLVGDVCFLLVLRYVAVWVGAEVRTAKRGYAMILWFLYIFVLEIKLYFIFQNYKAARRGAADPVARKALTLLLSVCVPGLFLLLVALDRMEYVRTFRKREDLRGRLFWVALDLLDLLDMQANLWEPPRTGLPLWAEGLTFFYCYMLLLVLPCVALSEVSMQGEHIAPQKMMLYPVLSLATVNVVAVLARAANMALFRDSRVSAIFVGKNVVALATKACTFLEYRRQVRDFPPPALALELQPPPSQRNSVPPPPPLHGPPVRPHGPSPTRDALDT